A genomic segment from Frateuria edaphi encodes:
- a CDS encoding YdcH family protein — protein sequence MFENQQRDDVEAFMKADAEFRRLFQHHRELKSKVHDAEIGVLPIDDVTLAGMKKEKLHAKERLQRMWDARVPRIH from the coding sequence ATGTTCGAAAACCAGCAGCGTGACGATGTCGAAGCATTTATGAAGGCCGATGCCGAATTTCGCCGGCTCTTCCAGCATCACCGCGAATTGAAAAGCAAGGTGCACGATGCCGAAATCGGCGTGCTTCCCATCGACGATGTCACCTTGGCCGGCATGAAGAAGGAAAAACTCCACGCCAAGGAACGCCTGCAACGCATGTGGGATGCGCGAGTCCCACGGATCCACTGA
- the glmS gene encoding glutamine--fructose-6-phosphate transaminase (isomerizing), translating to MCGIVAATAQRDVAPLLIAGLKALEYRGYDSAGLAVLEAGQVRRVRAKGKVREMEALYLADPLRGGTGIAHTRWATHGVPNEANAHPHMVGRVALVHNGIIENYADLRAELQARGHVFTSETDTEVMAALIEERIAGGMQLREAVLATVRSLEGAYAIAVISRDEPGHVVGARRGAPLLVGIGIGENFLGSDAQALIQVTNRMLYLDEDDVVEITRDSVQVYGLDGTPVERAVHQSELSTDAVERGDYRHYMQKEIHEQPRAVNDTLEARIGPHGVLPNIFGVGGDELLAKVKGIHIVACGTSYHAGLVAKYWIEEHARLPVNVEVASEYRYRDTVVPADTLFVAISQSGETADTLAAMRESRRRGYLATLAICNVPESSVVREADLKLMTRAGPEIGVASTKAFTTQLAALALLCLKLAEQRGLDKARYADLCAQLAHLPRAIEEALQLEPQIVELAALFVPLEHALFLGRGAQFPVALEGSLKLKEISYIHAEAYPAGELKHGPLALVDEAMPVVAVAPNGPLLDKLKSNLQEVRARGGRLIVFADGDAPMDAGNATGTTLRIDGGGDFIAPAVFTVPLQLLAYHVAVLRGTDVDQPRNLAKSVTVE from the coding sequence ATGTGTGGAATCGTTGCCGCCACCGCCCAGCGCGACGTCGCCCCGCTGCTGATCGCCGGCCTCAAGGCGCTCGAATACCGCGGCTACGACTCCGCCGGCCTGGCCGTGCTCGAAGCCGGACAGGTGCGCCGCGTGCGCGCCAAGGGCAAGGTGCGCGAGATGGAGGCGCTGTACCTGGCCGACCCGCTGCGCGGCGGCACCGGCATCGCGCACACGCGCTGGGCCACCCATGGCGTGCCGAACGAGGCCAATGCCCATCCGCACATGGTCGGCCGCGTCGCACTGGTGCACAACGGCATCATCGAGAACTACGCCGACCTGCGCGCCGAACTGCAGGCGCGCGGCCACGTGTTCACCTCCGAGACCGACACCGAGGTGATGGCCGCGCTGATCGAGGAGCGCATCGCCGGCGGCATGCAGCTGCGCGAGGCGGTGCTCGCCACCGTGCGTTCGCTGGAGGGCGCCTACGCCATCGCCGTGATCAGCCGCGACGAGCCCGGCCACGTGGTTGGCGCCCGCCGCGGCGCGCCGTTGCTGGTCGGCATCGGCATCGGCGAGAACTTCCTGGGCTCCGACGCGCAGGCGCTGATCCAGGTCACCAATCGCATGCTCTACCTGGACGAGGACGACGTGGTGGAGATCACCCGCGACAGCGTGCAGGTCTACGGCCTGGACGGCACGCCGGTCGAGCGCGCGGTGCACCAGAGCGAGCTGTCGACGGACGCGGTCGAGCGTGGCGACTACCGCCATTACATGCAGAAGGAAATCCACGAGCAACCGCGCGCGGTCAACGACACGCTGGAGGCGCGCATCGGCCCGCACGGCGTGCTGCCGAACATCTTCGGCGTCGGCGGCGACGAGCTGCTGGCGAAGGTGAAGGGTATCCACATCGTCGCCTGCGGCACCAGCTACCACGCCGGCCTGGTCGCCAAGTACTGGATCGAGGAACACGCGCGCCTGCCGGTCAACGTCGAAGTGGCCAGCGAATACCGTTACCGCGACACGGTGGTTCCGGCCGACACCCTGTTCGTGGCGATCTCGCAGTCCGGCGAAACCGCCGACACGCTGGCGGCGATGCGTGAATCACGCCGCCGCGGCTACCTGGCCACGCTGGCGATCTGCAACGTGCCGGAGTCCTCGGTGGTGCGCGAGGCGGACCTCAAGCTGATGACGCGCGCGGGTCCCGAGATCGGCGTGGCCTCGACCAAGGCGTTCACCACCCAGCTCGCCGCGCTCGCGCTGCTGTGCCTGAAGCTGGCCGAGCAGCGCGGGCTGGACAAGGCGCGCTACGCCGACCTGTGCGCGCAGCTGGCGCACCTGCCGCGCGCGATCGAGGAGGCGCTCCAACTGGAACCGCAGATCGTGGAACTGGCGGCCTTGTTCGTGCCCCTGGAACACGCGCTGTTCCTGGGCCGCGGCGCACAGTTTCCGGTCGCGCTGGAGGGCTCGCTCAAGCTCAAGGAAATCTCCTACATCCACGCCGAGGCCTATCCCGCCGGCGAGCTCAAGCATGGTCCGCTGGCGCTGGTCGACGAAGCCATGCCGGTGGTCGCGGTGGCGCCCAACGGCCCGCTGCTGGACAAGCTCAAATCCAACCTGCAGGAAGTGCGCGCCCGCGGCGGCCGGCTGATCGTGTTCGCCGATGGCGACGCGCCGATGGATGCGGGCAACGCCACCGGCACCACCCTGCGCATCGACGGCGGCGGCGACTTCATCGCGCCGGCCGTGTTCACCGTGCCGCTGCAGTTGCTCGCCTACCACGTCGCCGTGCTGCGCGGCACGGACGTCGACCAGCCGCGCAACCTCGCCAAGTCGGTCACGGTGGAATGA
- a CDS encoding pyridoxal-phosphate dependent enzyme encodes MTVHQSVLELIGNTPMVKAQRLDTGLCELFLKLESANPGGSIKDRIGLSMIEGAERAGKIQPGATLVEGTAGNTGLGLALVAQAKGYRLILVVPDKMSREKIFNLKAMGAEVVLTRSDVAKGHPEYYQDMAERIARETPGAYFINQFGNPDNPRAHIQTTGPEILEQMDGRVDAVVIGCGSSGTMTGLSQFFAEHSPDTEIVLADPVGSILAQYINEGTLSDKSASWMVEGIGEDFLPTISDFSRVKKAYAISDRESFLTARELLAKEGILGGSSTGTLLAATLKYCREQGTPKRVVTLVCDTGNKYLSKMYNDYWMLDNGFIERHQYGDLRDLLLRPFAQRDTVVVGPNELLMTAYTRMKLYDVSQLPVMDGQKLVGILDESDVLMHVHANEVRFRDPVSTAMITSLTKLDVHSPIEALLPVFERGHVAIVVDGDQFLGLITRIDLLNYLRRKVH; translated from the coding sequence ATGACGGTCCACCAAAGCGTGCTCGAACTGATCGGGAACACCCCGATGGTGAAGGCCCAGCGCCTCGATACGGGGTTGTGCGAGCTGTTCCTCAAGCTCGAAAGCGCCAACCCGGGCGGTTCGATCAAGGACCGCATCGGCCTGTCGATGATCGAGGGCGCCGAGCGCGCCGGTAAGATCCAGCCCGGCGCCACGCTGGTCGAGGGCACCGCCGGCAACACCGGCCTGGGGCTGGCGCTGGTCGCGCAGGCCAAGGGTTACCGGTTGATCCTGGTGGTGCCGGACAAGATGAGCCGCGAGAAGATCTTCAACCTCAAGGCGATGGGCGCCGAAGTGGTGCTGACGCGCTCGGACGTGGCCAAGGGCCACCCCGAGTACTACCAGGACATGGCCGAGCGGATCGCCCGCGAAACGCCCGGCGCCTACTTCATCAACCAGTTCGGCAACCCGGACAACCCGCGCGCGCACATCCAGACCACCGGGCCGGAAATCCTCGAGCAGATGGACGGGCGCGTCGACGCGGTGGTGATCGGCTGCGGCTCCTCCGGCACCATGACCGGCCTGTCGCAGTTCTTCGCCGAACATTCGCCGGACACCGAGATCGTGCTGGCCGACCCTGTCGGCTCGATCCTGGCGCAGTACATCAACGAGGGCACGCTCTCGGACAAGTCCGCCAGCTGGATGGTCGAAGGCATCGGCGAGGACTTCCTGCCGACCATCAGCGACTTCTCGCGCGTGAAGAAGGCCTACGCCATCTCCGACCGCGAAAGCTTCCTCACCGCGCGCGAGCTGCTGGCCAAGGAGGGCATCCTCGGCGGCTCCTCCACCGGCACGCTGCTGGCCGCCACGCTCAAGTACTGCCGCGAGCAGGGCACGCCCAAGCGCGTGGTGACGCTGGTCTGCGACACCGGCAACAAGTACCTGTCCAAGATGTACAACGACTACTGGATGCTGGACAACGGCTTCATCGAGCGCCACCAGTACGGCGACCTGCGCGACCTCCTGCTGCGCCCGTTCGCGCAGCGCGACACCGTGGTGGTCGGCCCGAACGAGCTGCTGATGACCGCCTACACCCGCATGAAGCTGTACGACGTCTCGCAGCTGCCGGTGATGGACGGCCAGAAGCTGGTCGGCATCCTGGACGAGTCGGACGTGCTGATGCACGTGCACGCCAACGAGGTGCGCTTCCGCGACCCGGTCTCCACCGCGATGATCACCTCGCTCACCAAGCTTGACGTGCACTCGCCGATCGAGGCGCTGCTGCCGGTGTTCGAGCGCGGGCACGTGGCGATCGTGGTCGACGGCGACCAGTTCCTGGGCCTGATCACCCGCATCGACCTTTTGAACTACCTGCGGCGCAAGGTGCACTAA
- a CDS encoding toll/interleukin-1 receptor domain-containing protein: protein MNQVSAEGEYRYRAFISYSHRDRRWAEWLHRALETYRMPSRLVGQVTDAGIVPRRLAPIFRDREELASSHDLGHKVDLALAQSANLIVVCSPAAAASRWVGAEIRAFRRLGRNDRIFCLIVAGEPNAPAGQSAEECLSPALCGPMDGQTDAEQDEPIAADVRPGKDGKQAAKLKLVAGLLGLELDQLRRRELQRRNRRLAAVAALSTLVMLVTTLLAIDAMIARRTAERRQKQAEALIGFMLGDLNDKLAQVQRLDILEAVDDKAMAYFQSLPATDVTDDVLEQRAKALEKIGSVRLDQGRLAAATSAYRAAEPLARALAQAAPADRERQIAYARVQAFLGMSDWYQGHLEAAGRYFAAAQATLERLGAPARSDPRVLFELSTLDNDIGHVLEAAGHLDEAAVHYQRMLERCRLLAAHPSPRSEWLEHLGEAHNNLGKMALMRGDLLTAIDEYSADDAIETQLSQAHPQDNGQHQNMARVRAILARTLALAGRIEQADRDTGEALAVIEDIHRFDPSLTDARESLGLYSTQLARLRRMQGDTRSPRALLARATGTLEDLAHHDPSNTGWQQDLADARIERAAWLQATGRPDQARADAQAALAVLTPLLADQPDERALLLSTVRARLQLADLQTGKDAEGLRLSALQDLRGVESGAGDVRLLAAQVDALLALGHIDEARPLVQRLWSSGYREPALVRRLARADITFGPNPAFEQRLQDVLDRRALALAR from the coding sequence GCTGGGCCGAGTGGCTGCATCGTGCCCTGGAAACCTACCGCATGCCCTCGCGCCTGGTCGGCCAGGTCACGGACGCGGGCATCGTGCCGCGGCGGCTCGCTCCCATCTTCCGCGATCGCGAGGAACTGGCCAGCTCCCACGACCTGGGCCACAAGGTGGACCTGGCGCTGGCGCAATCGGCCAACCTGATCGTCGTGTGCTCCCCCGCGGCGGCCGCCTCGCGCTGGGTGGGCGCCGAGATACGTGCGTTCCGGCGGCTCGGCCGCAACGATCGCATTTTCTGCCTCATCGTCGCCGGCGAACCCAATGCGCCGGCCGGGCAGTCCGCCGAGGAATGCCTTTCCCCCGCGTTGTGCGGCCCTATGGACGGCCAGACCGATGCGGAGCAAGACGAGCCGATCGCCGCCGACGTGCGCCCAGGCAAGGACGGCAAACAGGCGGCCAAACTCAAGCTCGTGGCCGGCCTGCTCGGACTGGAACTGGACCAGCTGCGCCGGCGCGAGCTGCAACGGCGCAACCGGCGGCTCGCGGCGGTCGCGGCGCTGTCCACGCTGGTGATGCTGGTGACCACCCTGCTGGCGATCGACGCGATGATCGCCCGCCGCACCGCCGAGCGCCGGCAAAAGCAGGCCGAGGCGTTGATCGGCTTCATGCTCGGCGACCTCAACGACAAGCTGGCGCAGGTGCAGCGGCTGGACATCCTGGAAGCGGTCGACGACAAGGCGATGGCCTACTTCCAGTCCCTGCCCGCCACGGACGTGACCGACGACGTGCTGGAACAGCGCGCCAAGGCGCTGGAGAAGATCGGCAGCGTGCGGCTGGACCAGGGGCGCCTGGCCGCCGCCACGAGCGCGTACCGGGCCGCCGAACCGCTGGCGCGGGCGCTTGCCCAGGCGGCGCCGGCCGACCGCGAAAGGCAGATTGCCTACGCGCGGGTGCAGGCCTTCCTCGGCATGAGTGACTGGTACCAGGGCCACCTCGAGGCGGCCGGTCGCTACTTCGCCGCGGCGCAGGCCACGCTCGAGCGGCTGGGCGCGCCGGCGCGCAGCGACCCGCGGGTGCTGTTCGAACTGAGCACGCTGGACAACGACATCGGCCATGTCCTGGAAGCGGCGGGCCACCTGGACGAAGCCGCCGTGCACTACCAGCGCATGCTCGAACGCTGCCGCCTGCTGGCCGCCCACCCCTCGCCGCGCAGCGAGTGGCTCGAACACCTGGGCGAGGCGCACAACAACCTCGGCAAGATGGCCCTGATGCGCGGCGACCTCCTTACCGCGATCGACGAGTACTCGGCGGACGACGCGATCGAAACGCAGCTGAGCCAGGCCCACCCGCAGGACAACGGCCAGCACCAGAACATGGCGCGCGTGCGCGCCATCCTGGCCCGCACGCTGGCCCTGGCCGGTCGCATCGAACAGGCGGACCGCGACACCGGGGAGGCGCTGGCGGTGATCGAGGACATCCACCGATTCGATCCCAGCCTGACCGACGCCAGGGAGAGCCTCGGCCTGTACTCGACCCAGCTTGCCCGTCTGCGACGCATGCAGGGCGACACCCGCTCGCCCCGCGCCCTGTTGGCGCGCGCGACCGGCACGCTCGAGGACCTGGCGCATCACGATCCCAGCAACACCGGCTGGCAGCAGGACCTGGCCGATGCCCGCATCGAGCGCGCGGCATGGCTGCAGGCGACCGGGCGCCCTGACCAGGCGCGGGCCGACGCGCAGGCCGCGCTGGCGGTGCTCACGCCCCTGCTGGCGGACCAGCCGGACGAACGCGCCCTGCTGCTCTCCACCGTGCGCGCGCGCCTGCAACTGGCCGACCTGCAGACCGGCAAGGACGCCGAAGGCTTGCGGTTGTCCGCCCTGCAGGACTTGCGCGGGGTCGAGAGCGGCGCCGGCGACGTCCGCCTGCTCGCCGCGCAGGTCGACGCCCTGCTCGCTCTGGGCCACATCGACGAGGCCCGTCCGCTGGTCCAGCGGCTGTGGTCCTCGGGCTACCGCGAACCGGCGCTGGTCCGGCGGCTGGCGCGGGCGGACATCACGTTCGGGCCCAACCCCGCCTTCGAGCAACGCCTGCAAGACGTCCTCGACCGGCGCGCACTCGCACTCGCGCGCTGA